One Alnus glutinosa chromosome 3, dhAlnGlut1.1, whole genome shotgun sequence genomic region harbors:
- the LOC133862696 gene encoding uncharacterized protein LOC133862696 gives MVERPMPEVPCRFQKIYMSLAAMKNGFRDGCRPIIGLDVCFLKGVYKGQLMAAIGRDTNDNMYPIAIAVVEAETKDSLTWFLEALLADLGPRGPHGWTFISDRQK, from the exons ATGGTTGAGAGACCTATGCCCGAAGTGCCTTGTAGATTCCAGAAGATTTACATGTCATTGGCAGCCATGAAAAATGGATTCAGAGATGGGTGTAGGCCTATCATAGGCCTTGATGTATGTTTCTTAAAGGGAGTTTACAAGGGACAGTTAATGGCAGCTATTGGAAGGGATACCAATGATAACATGTATCCAATTGCTATAGCTGTAGTAGAGGCAGAGACTAAGGACAGCTTGACATGGTTTCTCGAGGCCTTATTAGCAGATCTTGGCCCTAGGGGTCCACATGGGTGGACTTTCATTTCAGATAGACAAAAg TGA
- the LOC133862319 gene encoding tropinone reductase homolog At5g06060-like yields the protein MAQIDYRGEVGRWSLQGKTALVTGGTKGIGYAIVEELARFGAAVHTCSRNEADINKCLREWEIKGFRVTGSVCDLSSRAQRNELMNTVSHQFNGKLNILINNVGTNVKKPTLEITAEDFSLVMSTNFESAYHMSQLAHPLLKASGAGSIVLLSSVSGLRSIGCGSVYEATKGAMDQLTRSLACEWAKDNIRTNSVAPGATRTTLIDDLKSKDLEAIYSQTPLRRLAEPDEMSSLVAFLCLPTASYITGQTIYIDGGMTVNGLPTNSKN from the exons ATGGCTCAGATAGATTATCGTGGCGAAGTTGGCAGATGGTCTCTTCAGGGGAAGACAGCTCTTGTTACTGGTGGAACCAAAGGAATCGG gtatgcTATTGTGGAGGAATTGGCAAGGTTTGGGGCGGCTGTGCACACATGCTCTCGAAATGAAGCTGATATTAATAAGTGCTTGCGCGAGTGGGAGATAAAAGGCTTCCGAGTCACTGGTTCAGTCTGTGACCTTTCTTCTCGAGCCCAAAGAAATGAGCTTATGAACACAGTTTCTCATCAATTTAATGGCAAACTGAATATCCTT ATAAACAATGTGGGAACCAACGTTAAGAAACCAACCTTGGAGATAACAGCTGAAGATTTCTCATTGGTCATGAGTACCAACTTCGAATCTGCTTACCACATGAGCCAACTTGCACACCCTCTTCTGAAAGCATCAGGAGCAGGAAGTATTGTTCTCCTTTCTTCTGTTTCTGGACTGCGGTCTATAGGTTGCGGATCTGTTTATGAAGCCACTAAAG gagCAATGGACCAACTTACTAGAAGTTTGGCATGCGAGTGGGCAAAAGACAATATCAGGACCAATTCCGTTGCACCTGGGGCAACAAGAACAACTTTAATTGATGAT CTTAAAAGCAAAGATTTGGAAGCTATATATTCACAGACTCCTCTTCGACGACTCGCGGAACCAGATGAGATGTCATCTTTGGTAGCATTTCTATGCCTACCTACAGCCTCTTACATAACCGGACAGACAATCTATATAGATGGAGGGATGACTGTGAATGGATTGCCTACAAATTCGAAAAACTGA